One part of the Humulus lupulus chromosome 9, drHumLupu1.1, whole genome shotgun sequence genome encodes these proteins:
- the LOC133800275 gene encoding receptor-like protein 18 yields the protein MSETLGVLNLRSNNFNAAIPDAFPAYCSLKTIDLNGNFITGKVPTSLASCSSLEILDLGSNKMIDNFPCFLMNMPTLRVIVLRSNKFYGSTVCPNINETSTVLQIIDMAHNNFSGELPIQWLTKSQAMMATNKSDHNIKLKHLKFEFLQFSPSVYYQDAVIVTSKGLELELVKILTIYTSIDISSNNFQDSIPEELGKLQGLRLLNLSNNALTGKIPSSIGNMRKLESLDLSNNKLSGTIPTSLQQLNFLSSFNLSFNKVVGRVPGGNQLQTFSADSYMGIEGLCGFPLEKSCPDQVESPKERNSRTGSAEIDWNVICGLVGLVFGFGVVVWPLVFCKIWRKRYYERVDEIGVRIFPRLYQTSFDEA from the coding sequence ATGAGCGAAACTCTTGGGGTATTGAATCTACGAAGTAACAACTTCAATGCCGCAATCCCTGATGCATTTCCAGCTTACTGTAGCTTAAAGACAATTGATCTCAATGGAAATTTCATAACAGGCAAGGTTCCAACATCTTTGGCCAGCTGCAGCTCATTAGAGATTTTAGACCTCGGGTCCAATAAGATGATCGATAATTTTCCCTGCTTCTTGATGAACATGCCCACTTTGCGAGTCATTGTTCTTCGATCCAACAAATTCTATGGAAGCACTGTATGTCCCAACATCAATGAAACTTCAACAGTACTTCAAATTATTGATATGGCACACAACAACTTCAGTGGTGAGCTACCAATACAATGGTTAACAAAGTCACAGGCAATGATGGCCACTAACAAGAGTGATCATAATATAAAGCTCAAACATCTAAAGTTTGAGTTTCTTCAATTCAGTCCATCAGTATATTATCAAGATGCCGTTATAGTGACATCTAAAGGTTTAGAATTGGAGCTGGTTAAGATCCTAACCATTTACACCAGCATTGACATTTCAAGCAAcaattttcaagactcaataccAGAGGAATTGGGAAAACTCCAAGGACTTCGTCTCCTCAACCTGTCAAATAATGCACTCACAGGAAAAATCCCTTCCTCGATTGGGAACATGCGAAAACTCGAATCCTTAGATCTATCAAACAACAAGCTGAGCGGAACAATCCCAACCTCATTACAGCAACTCAATTTCCTATCTTCTTTCAATCTGTCATTTAATAAAGTAGTTGGCAGAGTCCCAGGCGGTAATCAACTTCAAACATTCTCAGCGGATTCGTACATGGGTATTGAAGGACTATGTGGGTTCCCATTGGAGAAAAGCTGTCCGGATCAGGTGGAGTCACCAAAAGAGAGAAATTCAAGAACTGGGTCGGCAGAGATAGATTGGAATGTGATATGTGGTTTGGTTGGGCTGGTGTTTGGGTTCGGAGTTGTCGTTTGGCCACTTGTGTTCTGCAAGATATGGAGGAAACGGTACTACGAGCGGGTTGATGAGATTGGTGTCAGGATTTTCCCTCGTCTGTATCAAACTAGTTTCGATGAAGCATAA
- the LOC133800276 gene encoding receptor-like protein 7, translated as MGTLTSSHKILCFAYIVSMRTPSFSLHFLILITLSALFSVNDVSGQCLSDQKSLLLQLKNNLVFNTANSKFDLDWNQSTDCCTWDGVSCNEGRVTGLHLSDKSIMAGIESSSLFNLRYLKSLDLSFNNFSTPIPSGFGKLTNLSYLNLSNAGFVGQIPLEISRLTNLVSLDFSVFFVFLPMSMLKLENPNLSMLVKNLSKLEKLYLDGVNISANGSDWCQALSSSLLNLQVLSLSGCSLSGPIDHSLEKLQSLSVIRLDSNNLSAQVPGFISNFSKLTSLSLVDCFLCGTFPEEIFQVPTLQTIDISNNKLLQGHLPEFVADSALQQLLVSFTRFSGRLPTSIGALKNLSRLDLSNSKFFGTLPNSMKNLTQLVYLDLSFNDFYGPVPSFKASKNLARVDLSFNSLTGTIPSSNWENLRKVAVVKFQNNLLDGILPSSLFALPSVEEIQLSNNQFHGQLVQFQDASSSKLASLDLSSNNLEGTIPLSFFQLRKLNVLSLSSNKLNGSVHLDMTQSLRNLTSLDLSYNNLSVESNCNDSATSLFVNLSTLKLASCKLRMFPCLKNKSGLAILDLSNNQIHGEVPEWVWNSSFLIHLNLSHNYLEGSLELPYPLPSLSVLDLQFNQFHGKIPTLGGSFGVYIDFSNNHFTSFNPADIGDHLSNTIFFSMSNNELTGSILNPFAVPLTFKFLTFPTTI; from the coding sequence ATGGGTACACTCACTTCAAGTCATAAAATACTGTGTTTTGCATATATAGTGTCCATGAGAACTCCATCCTTCTCGTTGCATTTCCTGATACTCATTACTCTCTCGGCACTATTTAGTGTGAACGATGTGTCTGGCCAATGTCTCAGCGACCAGAAATCTTTGTTGCTCCAGTTGAAGAATAATCTTGTATTTAACACAGCTAACTCCAAATTTGATTTGGACTGGAATCAAAGTACCGACTGCTGCACTTGGGATGGAGTAAGCTGCAATGAGGGACGCGTTACTGGTCTTCACCTCAGCGACAAATCAATCATGGCTGGAATTGAGAGTTCTAGTCTCTTCAATCTCCGGTATCTAAAGAGCTTGGATTTGTCGTTCAACAACTTCAGTACTCCAATTCCATCAGGCTTTGGTAAACTCACAAACTTGAGTTACCTGAATTTGTCAAATGCTGGCTTTGTTGGGCAAATTCCACTTGAGATTTCACGCCTCACAAACTTGGTCTCTCTtgatttttctgtattttttgttttcttaCCAATGTCGATGCTAAAACTTGAGAATCCAAACTTAAGCATGTTGGTTAAGAATCTCTCCAAACTAGAAAAACTGTATCTTGATGGAGTAAACATATCGGCAAATGGGAGCGACTGGTGCCAGGCCTTGTCATCTTCACTGCTTAATCTGCAAGTGTTGAGCTTATCTGGTTGTTCTCTCTCCGGCCCTATTGATCATTCGCTTGAGAAGCTTCAGTCTTTGTCTGTTATTCGCTTGGATTCGAACAATTTATCGGCCCAAGTCCCAGGATTCATTTCCAATTTCTCAAAGTTGACATCTTTGAGTCTAGTTGATTGCTTCTTGTGTGGAACATTTCCAGAAGAAATCTTTCAAGTACCAACCCTGCAGACTATTGACATATCAAATAATAAATTACTTCAAGGTCATTTGCCAGAATTTGTTGCAGACAGTGCTCTTCAGCAACTACTAGTTAGTTTTACAAGATTTTCAGGTAGATTACCAACATCGATTGGTGCACTTAAGAACTTGTCCAGGTTGGATCTTTCCAATAGCAAATTTTTTGGAACACTTCCAAACTCAATGAAGAATCTCACTCAGCTTGTTTATCTGGATTTATCATTCAACGATTTTTACGGTCCAGTCCCATCTTTCAAAGCGTCAAAGAACCTGGCTCGAGTAGACCTTTCATTTAATAGTTTAACAGGTACGATTCCATCATCTAACTGGGAAAATCTTCGGAAGGTTGCTGTTGTTAAATTTCAGAATAATCTTTTGGATGGGATTCTTCCCTCGTCTCTGTTTGCACTTCCATCAGTGGAAGAGATTCAGCTTTCCAACAACCAATTTCATGGTCAGCTTGTGCAGTTTCAAGATGCATCGTCTTCAAAATTAGCTTCACTAGATTTGAGCAGCAACAACTTAGAAGGAACCATTCCATTGTCCTTCTTCCAACTAAGAAAACTTAATGTTCTCTCACTTTCTTCTAACAAGCTAAATGGCTCTGTTCATTTGGATATGACTCAAAGCCTAAGAAATCTTACTAGTCTTGATCTGTCATACAACAACTTGTCAGTCGAGTCAAATTGTAATGATTCTGCAACATCTTTATTTGTCAACCTTAGCACCTTAAAACTTGCATCTTGCAAACTGAGAATGTTCCCTTGTCTAAAGAATAAATCAGGATTAGCCATTTTGGATCTTTCAAACAACCAAATTCACGGTGAGGTACCTGAATGGGTATGGAATAGTAGCTTTCTCATCCATCTGAATCTTTCACATAATTACCTTGAGGGAAGTCTAGAACTACCTTATCCTCTTCCTTCTCTCAGTGTTCTTGACCTACAATTTAACCAGTTTCATGGGAAAATCCCCACCTTAGGAGGTTCATTTGGCGTCTACATAGATTTTTCAAACAACCATTTTACTTCTTTCAATCCAGCTGACATTGGTGATCATCTATCCAACACCATATTTTTCTCCATGTCAAACAATGAGCTTACAGGATCCATACTGAATCCATTTGCAGTGCCATTAACCTTCAAGTTCTTGACTTTTCCAACAACCATTTAA